TTTATAGCCTCCGCATATCCGACAAAACATTCACTCTCTATGAAGAATGCACCGGTAACAATACCTGCGGCATCGTCCATAAAAGCATGCAGGGTTGCACTATCTCCATCTTTGCCAAACCACTTATGGCTGCTCGCGTCTGTCTGCCATAACATGCCGGACGATTCCTTCCTTTGCCTCGGACGATGTGCTTTGGGCTTTTTATTTACCGACCTCTTACTCCTTATTCCCTCCAACTTCAGAATACGAGACACCGACGACCGGCTGATACTGATACATTCCCTTTCATTAAGATGTTCGGTAAAATGAGAGATATTAAAGTCATAATACCTTTCCTTAAAAAGACTCACTACCTCCCCTCTGACCTCATCGGTAATCGCATGGACGGGATTCCTACCACGATTACCGTGAACCAACCCTTGTGCTCCTTCCTGTAAAAACTTCTTCTTGATTCTGATAAACTGCCTGACGCAAACACCGAGCAGCTCCGACGCATCTTTGTTAGTCAATCCTCCTGATAATGCGATACTCAACACCTCAACGCGCCTTACTTCCTTCTTCGTCATTGTCACTAGCTCCTGGCTCATAGTGACATTTTCTCAGATCTGTTATGGAGTGACTTTATCTCTGAGCAATAACAAAAATGAAAATTCGACTTGACAGAAAAAAAAGATAGGCGTATCATTCACTTCACCAACGAAAAGTGGTAAAGATTTTCGAAGCAAAAGGAGGCACGGATGATGGGAAAAGCATTATTTAACAACAACTATTATTATTACTTTTATGCTTATCCCCGCACATACGATGCCTCGGGGTTTCTGGTGTTTTCCACGAAGTGATTCAGACCGCATAAAGTAATAAATCTGAGAAAACTTCAAGGACCGCCGCCCGCAGGGGCAGCGGTCCTTTTTAATATCGCAGGCAATTAAAAATTATCAATAAAAATTTTCAGAGAGAAAAGGAGTAATGAAAAATGTTTGGAACGGATCTTTGGGTAATATGCGCGGGGGCTTCACTTTTATGGAGTACAGCTTGGTCGCTGGCAATGATCATAAGGAGGGTGAGGTAAAATGTTCACCTTCGCTCCGCTGTGGATAGGTTATGCTTTAATACTCGTCCTTATCGCAAAATACTCGCGCAGTCACGACGCGCTGCTTCCCGGCAAGGTAGGAGTCGTCGTTCAGGCCTTAGCCTATGTCGCCACCTACATTTCAGCGGTCGCGCTCGTCGGATTCGGCGGCCTCTGCTACCTCTTCGGCCTGCAAATGCTGCTCGTCGCCGCTGGCAACGTCTGGTTTGGCACCTGGTTCGTTTACAGATACCTCGCCTGGCCGACGCGCCTTTGGCAGAGAAAGCTTGACGCGCGCACGCCTGCCGAACTGCTCGCGAAAGCCTACCAGATACCGGTCCTGCAGACCTTCATCGGCGCGATTTCCGTCGTTCTTTTGGTAGTCTACGGCTCGGCGGTATTCAAGGGCGCGGCCGTGATGGTGGCTGGAGTGCTTCCCATCTCGGTGAACGCCGCGCTCATCGCCCTTGTAGCGATCGTCGGCCTATCGGTCATCTGGGGCGGCCTGCGCGGAGTGCTTTATACCGAAGCCATTCAGGGATTCGTAATGATCATCGGCGTCGGCGCACTGCTCATCGCACTGCTTAAAGCGGTGGGCGGCCCCGTCCACGGCCTCCAGCAACTGGCGGCGCTGCCTCCCGCGAAGGGCGCCGACAACGGCTTCCTGGCTCTTTCCAGCGGCGCCGGCGGCCTCAACGTGATCTTCCTTACAATAGTGACCTCCGTCGGCATCTGGGCACAGCCACAGCTCATACAGCGCCATTTCGCGCTGCGGAGCATGGAGGAGACGAAAAAGGCGGCGCCGCTGGCAATGCTCGCCCTCTCGGTGGTAGTTGGAGGAGCCTACTTTGCCAGCGCCCTCTCGAGGGTGATGCTGGGCGACGGCATCACCAACCCAGACATCGTGCTGCCGACGCTCGTCCACCAGCTGCTCCCGGCCTTCGGACAGCAGATGTTCGCCTTAGCGATCGTCTCCGCCTCGCTCTCCACGGCCTCCGCGCTGCTTCACATCGCAAGCGGCAGCCTCGGACGCGACGTCTTTAAAAAAGAACTCAAAGGCTGGTCATGGCGCGGAGTGGTGGTCCTTTGCACGCTGGGAAGCGGCATCTTCGCGATCAAGAGCGGCTCGATCATCGCCGTCATCTGCGCGACGAGCTGGACGCTGCTGGCCTGCGCGATCATGGTCCCCTACCTCGGACTGCTCGCCTTCGGCCCCAAGGCCGGCCCGCAGGCGGCGCTCGCAAGCTCTCTCGGCGGCTTCGTCGGCTCGATAGCCTGGTACATGACGGCCTACGCCTCGACCTCCAAAGCGATCACCGGTCTCGCCGCCCCCGGGATACTGGGCGCGATCCACCCTATAATCCCCGGGATCCTAGCCTCAGCCGCGATCTTCGCGCTCTGCGCGAAGAGGGTAAGCGTGAAAGCCGAAGCAAAAGCAGAGGCAGAGGCATAGGGAGTTATAGAAAACCGGCGATAACGTTAACCAAGGGCCTCCGAGAGGAGGCCCTTTCCTTTATAAAGCTACGTTATTGCCGCCTATAGAAGCCATCTCCAGAAAGAGCAACTATACGACGAAGCGACGTTCTGCTTAAAAAGACCGTGGCTTTAAGCGCCTAATTACAAAATGAGATCCGTAACGGCTTTACGCACAAAGAAAAACAGCTGGATATATTCACGCGTGAATTGCTGTCCGCATATCACAAGTCAAAAAACGCCGGAGAGCCGAATAATATTCCGAGGCTCTCCGGCGTTTATGTCAGCGTATCTTATATCTTAGTCTATCGCTTCTTCGGTTTCCTTAAATTCAATCCCTAATTTTTTCAGCTCTTCGAGCTCAGGCTCGTAGACCTCTGGCATCGTCGGTGAAATGACGCCTTTCTTGTTGATCTTGCCTTCCAATATAAGCTGCGCACCGATCGCTGGAGGCAGCCCCGTCAGCTTCGCTACAGAGAAATCCGTGTCGCTGCTACCGTAATCGATCAGAGTCGAGGTCTTGACGACGCGCCTGTCGGGATACTCAACCACGTAACGGTGCATCATAACGGAAAGGTCCTCTTCGCCAGAGGCAAAACCGAGCTTATCTTTATATAGACATTCGACGAAATCATACATATCACCATATTCGATAGGCACTGTCGTTTCGTCAAGCAGGCCAAGCCATTCCAGTTTCATCATCACGAAGGAGCAGTTTTCCAGTTCGAGGAAACTGCGGAGCGCCTCTTTCAGATTCTCTTCTTTGCCAACGCCCACGAGCTCACGCGTCACGTCCGCGTACGTCTTGCCTTTGAAACTTCTTTTCCGGTCGTCGTACAGGCCGAGATCCTGCATTTTGCAGATCATCTCGCACCAGCCGGGAAAACGCAGTGTGCCGCGATATACCTCTTTGACCTCCGGCATGTTGTAGGTCTTCACATACGGGGTGGAATCCGCGTTCGCATATTCTTCGAACCAGCCGAGCCCTTTTACCTCGATAAGCCCGGCGTGCGCGTACGTCTCTCCGTTCGGCCAGAGGATGACCTTGCCGTCTCTCACTATGCGCGCGTCCCTGCGGCTTGCGTGGACGAGGCTTGAAGGCGCCCACGAAAGCTTGTACCCGAGCGGATTGTTGTTCGCCGCAAGCGCGGGCAGAGCGCCGCACCACGATTTGAAAGAAAGCACCTTACCGTTGTTCTCGTGTATCTCTTCGATCGTTTTGCTGGCCGACATGTGGTCGATCCCGGGGTCGAGGCCGAGCTCGCAGAGCAGAGTGACGCCCTTTTCCTTCGCGGGGCCGTCCAGCGCGCGCATCTCGTCCTTTATATACGACGGGTTGACGTAGTCGACGCCCTTGTCCACGCAGACCTTGGCCGCCTGCGCCATGCAAGGCTGCGGAAGGAGGCAGATCACGATGTCGGGGCTGATGTCGTCGATCGATCTCGCAAGGTTCGGCAACACGTCTCCGACAAGCGCATGACCATTTTTATTGCCGTCGATGCACCTTTCGATATTTTCCTTTGAAATATCGGCCACATATACTTCGTAACTCTTATCAATCAAATAGGAGATACATGGTTTCGCAATTCTTCCCGCGCCTAAAACTAATACTTTTTTCAAAACGTTCACCCTCTTATAAGATTTAAACTCTTTTTAGTAATTCCGAAAATCTCTAATTCTCCGCGACATCGGCCGGCGCCGCAGCCTCGTCCGGTTCGTCGGAGAGGCGTTTGCCCCAGATCATGCTGCAACCGAGGATCATCACAAGCACTCCGGCAAGGACGCCAAAGAGAAGAAGCGGCGTCTCGTATATACCGGCGAGAAGATAGCCCACACTGCAGACTACGCACACCATCAAAGCGTACGGCAGTTGAGTCTTAACGTGGTCGATCAAATCACAGGCGGCGCCGATGGCCGAAAGGACCGTCGTGTCAGAAATCGGCGAGCAGTGGTCTCCAAAGAGCCCGCCCGAAAGGACCGCGCCTATCGAGGCGTACAAAGGAGCGCCAAGCTTAACGGACATCGGAATGGCAAGCGGAATAAGGATAGCGAACGTTCCCCAGGACGAGCCGGTCGCAAACGAGATGCACATCCCGACGAAGAAGAGCAGAAGCGGCACCGCAAATGTGGGAATATTGCCCCTTGCCAGCTCAACTATGAAATTGGCTGTTCCAAGCGCTTTGCAGACAGAACCTAAGACCCAGGCGAGCACCAGTATCATAAGAATAAAGGTGACGCTCTTGGCGCCGTTCATATACATTCCAAAACTTTCTTTGAATGTGGCGACCTTATTTTTGACCATGAGCAGCATGCAGACGAAGGCGCCGAGCAAATATCCGGTGCAGAGGGCAGAGCGAAGGACTGCGCCCTTGACCGGCTGCAGCGGGAAACCCTGCGGAATGAGGAGCCCAAAAATGGTTACGAACAAAACGATAAGCGGCAGCAGCATCATATTGTATGTTGCTCCGGGATGGACGTCCTGCGTATCGATCGTCGTTCTTGCCGTCTGAGATCCGGGAGCGTATGGCTGATTCAGCTCGATAGCCCTTTTTTCCGCTCTGAACATTGCGCCGAACTCTCTGCCGGTCAGCGCGACGATAGGAATCATGAAGAGAGTGCCGATCGCATAGAACTGGAACGGGATGACTCGCACAAAAGTCTCAAAATCAGTATAGCCCAGGTGAAGCGCGTCGAATTCCTTCTGCATCAGTCCCATGATGAAAATTCCCCAGCCGATGAACGGAATCAAAATGCAGACGGGCGAAGCTGTGGCGTCAAGCAGCCATGCCAGTTTTTCGCGGCTTACCTTTATCCTGTCGGTTATCGGCTGGAACGCCGGGCCGATGATAAGCGGATTTCCGGAATCCGAGAAGAAAATCAAAAGCCCCATGAACCAAACGGCCAGCTGAGCCTTGCACCGCGTATTGATGATGTGCGCGACCCTGTTGGCAAAAGCCGAAGCACCGCCGGATTCCGTAACAACCCCGACAAAACCTCCGATGAAGATCATCATCACGAGAAGGCTGGAATTGTACCCGTCGGCAGCCTGCACAAAAATATAATCTTTGATATACATAGGAACAGCGGTGATCGGGTTTCCTCCTGCCAGAACAAAAACTCCCAGAAGGCCCGACCAGAAGAGAGCGGTAATGACATTTTTGGTCCTGATCGCGATGATGACTGCCAGCAGAGGCGGCAACAATGAAAGAATTCCGTAGCTATCCATAAAAATATTCCCCCTGTTTCTCTGATAAGATTTAGAAAATCGCTGTACCTGTCCATTCCCGGGTTGTCTGGGCAGGCGATTGGCGCCAGATCGGATACTTAAGCAATTAAATTATTTTTTCACTAAGTCGTATCCTGTTCTGGATTCAATAAATGTATCTTAAGAGACTATCTGCTCAATGTCAAGCAGCAAAAACAAAATATTCTGAAAAAACCGCAAGTCTATTGAACTGTAATGAGTAGTCTAAATTTAATAAATATAGGTGACAATTATTGAGACAGAGAGGGACAACACCAGAAATACCCCTAAACAACAGGCTTAAATAGCAAATCCATAGCGTAGTTTAAGTATGACGCGAGCCGTCCTTGATTATTAACGATCAGCGGGCGGCTCGGAAAAATATGGCGTACCTTTGGGATACGATGTAATGAAATTATATTGTTTTTGTGAAAAACCCGGGGACGCAAATGCCCGCCTGCGGGTTTCGACCTGACATTTTTGAAAATGTCGTGTAGATATGCGAGCGCATCGCGCCCTCCGCCAGAGCGCCGTCGGCGGCCACGATCGCGTTGACGATCTGAAGATGCTGACTGCAGCTGATAGATTCGTCAGGATTCCGCAGGAGCTCCTTTGGGTTTGACGGCGTGTAAAACCTATCGAAATGGAATATATAAAGTTCCGACCGCCAGAACAGTTGGCGCGTGAATTTTTCTATATATGTGTTTTTGCATATCCTCGCAATGGACAGATGAAAGGCGTTGTTTACCTCAGAATATTCTTTAAGTTTGCCTTCGCTGTAAAAAGCCCGCTCTTTGTGAATCATTTCTTCGAGCAGCAGAATATCCGCTTCCGTGCGGCACGAGGCCGCCTCAAGGCTCGCGTGCCCCTCCATGTAGGCTCTGGCCTTAAAGACTTCGTACATATCCTGCGGCGTGAGTTTTGGAATGTAGCACCCTTTATTCTCTTTCACTTCCAGAAGGCCCTCCGCCACGAGCTGGCGCATCACGTTGCGCACGGGAGTCCTGCTGAGATTTAATCTTTCCGCTATTTCAGACTCGACGAGCCTGTCTCCCGGAGAAAATTCCTTGGACAGGATCATCTCCAATATAGCTTCATACGCTAAATTTTCCGCGGATTTATTCAATCATTTTCGCCTCATTTCACAATATTGTATCCAATATGTTTTTCGACGTTCATTATAACACATATATTTTATCAAAAGAGACCTTCATAGTTATTATCCCCTGCTAATTCATAAAAAATCAAAATACGACACGAATGGTTATAACGATGAACAGCTTTGCGCGTTATGATTTCATTTACGCAACATGATGTGTCCATTTTATACCCCGCCTCTGTCCAGATTTAGTTTACCACTACATGTGACGGGGCTACAGGTCCGGCTCGGCAGGTTAAAGCTCGTTTTGTTTTCACAGGATACTCACGGACAGGCCCTATCTTTCACATCGTTTTCACAGCTTTCACGTTAGAATCCGCCTCACAAGATGATAAGGGAGGCTGCGGAGATGCATCTGCTCGTAATGATAAGCGGCGCTATCGCCTGCGTTTATTTTTTCTGGCTGGCTTATATATTGCTGAAGGAAAGGGATTCGTGAGCCGCAAAAACGCGGGGAGATAAAAGGAAAAAGATATGGGAGGAAACAGCGATGGATGAAACAATGACCGCGTCAAACGACGATAAAAGGGTACTGACGGCGCTCTGTTCCGATATAAAGAGAGAGATCGCCGGCAAAAGATACGACCACGCCGAATGCGCGCTGCGGATCGCAAAGGCGATGGAGCAGTACCCGGACGCCCCGGAGCCGCATAATCTGTTGGGCATACTTCTTGAGGAGAGCGGCGACCACCGCGGCGCGATGAAGCATTTTCGCGCCGCCTGGGCTCTCGATCCCGGTTACAGGCCGGCGCATTTTAATATGGAGTCACTGGGGGGCTTTTTCCCGGAGGATTTCAGCGTTAAAAAGTACGCTTTTGACGACAGCGACTGCGGGCCGCGAGAGGACGCGGCCTCGCCGCAAAAATCAAAGGGTGTGACCGGTAAGTTTTTTAGAAAAGAGGATGGAAGAGCATGAGTTCAGTGATACAGTATGTCGTCTATGTCGCGATCCTCGCCGCGGCGGCGCTGCCGCTCGGCAGTTATATCGCCAAGGCGATGAACGGAGAGAGGGTCTTTCTCTCGCCCGCCCTCGTCCCCTGTGAGAACGCCATATACAGGATACTCGGCGTCGATAAGGACGAGGAGATGAGCTGGAAGTATTATGCTCTCTGCGTTCTGGTCTTTTCAGCGGTCTGCCTCGCCGGCCTCACCGCCATGCTGATGCTGCAGGGACATCTGCCGCTCAATCCGCAGAAGTTGCCGGGCCTCGGCTGGCATCTGGCTTTCAACACCGCCGCCAGTTTCGTCACCAATACGAACTGGCAGGCATATTCAGGAGAAAACACGCTGAGCTATTTTTCCCAGTCGCTCGGCCTGACGGTGCAGAATTTCGTCTCCGCCGGCGCGGGAATCGCGGTGCTTTTCGCGCTGATACGCGGCATCGTCAGGGTGAGGTCAAAGGGGGTCGGCTCTTTCTGGACCGATATCACGCGCGCCGTGCTTTATGTGATGCTCCCGCTTTCGCTGATCGTCGCCGTGGCGCTCGTCTCCCAGGGCGTAATGCAGAATTATTCTTCCTATGAGACGGTGGAGCTGATGGAGCCGATAGTCCTCGAGGACGGCGCGAAGGTCTCGCGGCAGGTCGTCCCGATGGGGCCGCAGGCGAGTCAGGTCGCGCCGAAGCAGCTCGGCACGAACGGCGGCGGCTATAACGGCGCGAATTCGGCAAACGCCTTGGAAAACCCCACGCCATTTTCCAATTTGCTGGAGCTTCTGTCGCTGCTGATGATCCCCGCCGCCCTCTGTTTCTCATACGGGCGGGGCGTTAAGGACAAGCGGCAGGGGCGGGCGGTCTTTCTCGCGATGTTCATCGTGCTCGCCGCCTCGCTGGCGATCGTCGGCTATTATGAACAGGCGGCGACGCCGCAGTTGGCTCAGGGCGGAAATGTCGATCTCGGCACGGTGATGCAGCCGGGGGGAAATATGGAGGGCAAGGAGAGCCGCTTCGGCATCGCGAGCTCCGCGGCGTGGGCGGTATTCACGACCGCCGCCTCGAACGGCTCCGTCAATTCCATGCACGACAGCTACACGCCGATCGGCGGCCTCGTGCCGATGCTGCTGATGCAGCTCGGCGAGGTCATCTTCGGCGGCGTCGGCTGCGGCCTCTACGGGATGATCGGTTTCGTCATTCTGACGGTCTTCATCATCGGGCTGATGGTCGGGCGCACGCCGGAATATCTCGGCAAGAAGATCGAACCCTTCGAGATGCGCATGGCCGTCCTCGTCTGCCTCGCGACGCCGGTGGCGATACTGGCCGGCTGCGGCATCGCGGCGCTGGTCCCCTCCGTGCCCGCCAGTATGAACGACCCGGGACCGCACGGTTTTTCGGAGCTGCTCTACGCCTTCTCTTCAGCCGGGGGCAATAACGGCTCGGCCTTCGCGGGCTTCAACGCGAACACCCCCTTCCTGAACTCGGCGCTCGGCCTCGTGATGATCTTCGCGCGCTTCGTGCCGATGACCGCGACGCTGGCGATCGCCGGAAGTCTGGCGGGGAAAAGGCGCGCGCCGGAATCGGCGGGGACGCTCTCCACCTGCAATATGACTTTCGCCTTCCTGCTCATCCTCATCGTGCTGCTCATCGGCGCGCTCTCTTTTTTCCCCGCGCTGGCGCTCGGACCGGTCGTCGAGCATCTGAGAATGTTCCGGGAAACTTTTTGAAAGGAAGCGGATCGCAATGTCAGTCAATAAAAATGTACCAAATTATTCAAACGGCAAGATAGCTGCGGAGGCGTTCAAAGCCGCTCTCATAAAGCTCGCGCCCGCCGCGCAGGCGAAGAACCCGGTGATGCTGCTGGTATATATTTCGGCGATACTCACCACGGCCCTCGCGGTTCTTTCGTTTTACGGCGTGCGGGACGCCCCCTTCGGCTTCACGGCGGGAATCGCCGCCGTGCTCTGGCTGACGGCGCTCTTCGCGAACTTCGCGGAGGCGATCGCCGAGGGGCGGGGCAAGGCCCAGGCCGACTCGCTGAGGGCCGCGCGCCGTGAGGTCACGGCGCATTTGCTCTCGAAGGCAGACGACCACGCGTCCGGCACGGATATCGCCTCCGCCATGCTGAGGAAGGGCGACATCTTCATCGTCCGCGCCGGAGAGCAGGTCCCCGCGGACGGAGAGGTGATCGAGGGCGCGGCCTCCGTCGACGAGTCGGCGATCACCGGCGAGTCGGCCCCCGTGATCCGCGAAGCCGGCGGCGACCGCAGCGCGGTGACGGGCGGCACGACGGTCCTCTCCGACTGGCTCGTCGTCCGCGTGACGCACTCGTCGTCCGCGTGACGCAGGAAGAGGGGGAAAGCTTTCTCGACAAGATGATCGCGATGGTCGAGGGCGCGGCGCGCAAACGCACGCCCAATGAGATAGCGCTTGAGATATTGCTGATCGCCTTCACGATGATATTCGTTCTCGTGACGATGTCGCTCTACGCCTTCTCCGGCCTCCTGGCGAATGGGGAGGGGCAGGCAAACCCGCTCTCCGTCACGGCGATGGCGGCGCTGCTCGTCTGCCTCGCGCCGACGACTATCGGCGCGCTGCTTTCGGCGATCGGCATCGCCGGCATGAACCGCCTGAACCGCGCCAACGTGCTCGCGATGAGCGGGCGGGCGATCGAGGCGGCGGGCGACGTCGACATCCTGCTGCTCGACAAGACGGGCACTATCACTCTGGGCAACCGCCAGGCGAGCGAATTCATCCCCGTCGACGGATGCGGCAAGCGCAGCCTCGCCGACGCGGCGCAGTTATCGTCGCTCGCCGACGAGACTCCCGAAGGGCGCAGCGTCGTCGTCCTTGCGAAACGGGAGTTCGGCATCCGCGAACGCCAGCTCGAAAACGAACAGCTGACTTTCATCCCATTCACCGCGGCGACGCGCATGAGCGGCGTGAACGGCAGGGATGGCGAGATCAGGAAGGGCGCCGCGGAGGCGATACGCGCTTATGTCGAGAAAGCGGGCGGCCGTTTCAGCGAGGAGTGCCGCAACGTCACAGACCGCGTCGCGAAGCTCGGCGGGACGCCGCTCGTCGTGGCAAAAAACGGCCGCGTGCTCGGAGTGATCTGCCTGAAGGACATCATCAAGGACGGCGTGAAGGAAAAGTTCGCCGACCTGCGCAAGATGGGCATCAAGACGATAATGATCACGGGCGACAATCCCGTAACGGCGACGGCGATCGCGGTGGAGGCGGGCGTCGATGATTTCCTCGCCGAAGCGACGCCGGAGGCCAAGCTTTCGCTGATCCGCGAGTATCAGGCCAAGGGGCATCTGGTGGCGATGACGGGCGACGGCTCGAACGACGCTCCCGCGCTCGCTCAGGCCGACGTCGCGGTGGCGATGAACACCGGCACACAGGCGGCGAAGGAGGCCGGCAATATGGTGGATCTCGACTCTTCGCCGACAAAGCTGATCGAGATCGTCCGTATCGGGAAACAACTGCTGATGACCCGCGGCGCGCTGACGACCTTCTCCATCGCCAACGACCTCGC
The window above is part of the Cloacibacillus evryensis DSM 19522 genome. Proteins encoded here:
- a CDS encoding sodium:solute symporter family transporter — translated: MFTFAPLWIGYALILVLIAKYSRSHDALLPGKVGVVVQALAYVATYISAVALVGFGGLCYLFGLQMLLVAAGNVWFGTWFVYRYLAWPTRLWQRKLDARTPAELLAKAYQIPVLQTFIGAISVVLLVVYGSAVFKGAAVMVAGVLPISVNAALIALVAIVGLSVIWGGLRGVLYTEAIQGFVMIIGVGALLIALLKAVGGPVHGLQQLAALPPAKGADNGFLALSSGAGGLNVIFLTIVTSVGIWAQPQLIQRHFALRSMEETKKAAPLAMLALSVVVGGAYFASALSRVMLGDGITNPDIVLPTLVHQLLPAFGQQMFALAIVSASLSTASALLHIASGSLGRDVFKKELKGWSWRGVVVLCTLGSGIFAIKSGSIIAVICATSWTLLACAIMVPYLGLLAFGPKAGPQAALASSLGGFVGSIAWYMTAYASTSKAITGLAAPGILGAIHPIIPGILASAAIFALCAKRVSVKAEAKAEAEA
- a CDS encoding saccharopine dehydrogenase C-terminal domain-containing protein, with translation MKKVLVLGAGRIAKPCISYLIDKSYEVYVADISKENIERCIDGNKNGHALVGDVLPNLARSIDDISPDIVICLLPQPCMAQAAKVCVDKGVDYVNPSYIKDEMRALDGPAKEKGVTLLCELGLDPGIDHMSASKTIEEIHENNGKVLSFKSWCGALPALAANNNPLGYKLSWAPSSLVHASRRDARIVRDGKVILWPNGETYAHAGLIEVKGLGWFEEYANADSTPYVKTYNMPEVKEVYRGTLRFPGWCEMICKMQDLGLYDDRKRSFKGKTYADVTRELVGVGKEENLKEALRSFLELENCSFVMMKLEWLGLLDETTVPIEYGDMYDFVECLYKDKLGFASGEEDLSVMMHRYVVEYPDRRVVKTSTLIDYGSSDTDFSVAKLTGLPPAIGAQLILEGKINKKGVISPTMPEVYEPELEELKKLGIEFKETEEAID
- a CDS encoding Na+/H+ antiporter NhaC family protein, giving the protein MDSYGILSLLPPLLAVIIAIRTKNVITALFWSGLLGVFVLAGGNPITAVPMYIKDYIFVQAADGYNSSLLVMMIFIGGFVGVVTESGGASAFANRVAHIINTRCKAQLAVWFMGLLIFFSDSGNPLIIGPAFQPITDRIKVSREKLAWLLDATASPVCILIPFIGWGIFIMGLMQKEFDALHLGYTDFETFVRVIPFQFYAIGTLFMIPIVALTGREFGAMFRAEKRAIELNQPYAPGSQTARTTIDTQDVHPGATYNMMLLPLIVLFVTIFGLLIPQGFPLQPVKGAVLRSALCTGYLLGAFVCMLLMVKNKVATFKESFGMYMNGAKSVTFILMILVLAWVLGSVCKALGTANFIVELARGNIPTFAVPLLLFFVGMCISFATGSSWGTFAILIPLAIPMSVKLGAPLYASIGAVLSGGLFGDHCSPISDTTVLSAIGAACDLIDHVKTQLPYALMVCVVCSVGYLLAGIYETPLLLFGVLAGVLVMILGCSMIWGKRLSDEPDEAAAPADVAEN
- a CDS encoding GntR family transcriptional regulator; translated protein: MNKSAENLAYEAILEMILSKEFSPGDRLVESEIAERLNLSRTPVRNVMRQLVAEGLLEVKENKGCYIPKLTPQDMYEVFKARAYMEGHASLEAASCRTEADILLLEEMIHKERAFYSEGKLKEYSEVNNAFHLSIARICKNTYIEKFTRQLFWRSELYIFHFDRFYTPSNPKELLRNPDESISCSQHLQIVNAIVAADGALAEGAMRSHIYTTFSKMSGRNPQAGICVPGFFTKTI
- the kdpA gene encoding potassium-transporting ATPase subunit KdpA; the encoded protein is MSSVIQYVVYVAILAAAALPLGSYIAKAMNGERVFLSPALVPCENAIYRILGVDKDEEMSWKYYALCVLVFSAVCLAGLTAMLMLQGHLPLNPQKLPGLGWHLAFNTAASFVTNTNWQAYSGENTLSYFSQSLGLTVQNFVSAGAGIAVLFALIRGIVRVRSKGVGSFWTDITRAVLYVMLPLSLIVAVALVSQGVMQNYSSYETVELMEPIVLEDGAKVSRQVVPMGPQASQVAPKQLGTNGGGYNGANSANALENPTPFSNLLELLSLLMIPAALCFSYGRGVKDKRQGRAVFLAMFIVLAASLAIVGYYEQAATPQLAQGGNVDLGTVMQPGGNMEGKESRFGIASSAAWAVFTTAASNGSVNSMHDSYTPIGGLVPMLLMQLGEVIFGGVGCGLYGMIGFVILTVFIIGLMVGRTPEYLGKKIEPFEMRMAVLVCLATPVAILAGCGIAALVPSVPASMNDPGPHGFSELLYAFSSAGGNNGSAFAGFNANTPFLNSALGLVMIFARFVPMTATLAIAGSLAGKRRAPESAGTLSTCNMTFAFLLILIVLLIGALSFFPALALGPVVEHLRMFRETF
- the kdpB gene encoding potassium-transporting ATPase subunit KdpB; the encoded protein is MTQEEGESFLDKMIAMVEGAARKRTPNEIALEILLIAFTMIFVLVTMSLYAFSGLLANGEGQANPLSVTAMAALLVCLAPTTIGALLSAIGIAGMNRLNRANVLAMSGRAIEAAGDVDILLLDKTGTITLGNRQASEFIPVDGCGKRSLADAAQLSSLADETPEGRSVVVLAKREFGIRERQLENEQLTFIPFTAATRMSGVNGRDGEIRKGAAEAIRAYVEKAGGRFSEECRNVTDRVAKLGGTPLVVAKNGRVLGVICLKDIIKDGVKEKFADLRKMGIKTIMITGDNPVTATAIAVEAGVDDFLAEATPEAKLSLIREYQAKGHLVAMTGDGSNDAPALAQADVAVAMNTGTQAAKEAGNMVDLDSSPTKLIEIVRIGKQLLMTRGALTTFSIANDLAKYFAIIPALFVVLFPQLQALNIMKLHSPESAIFSAVIYNALIIAALIPLALRGVKYKEESSGQLLMRNLMIYGAGGIIIPFAAIKIIDMILIGTGILA